ATATGACATtggattgaaaaaatactgtGTATTTACACCTACCTGGAAATTAATAGTCTCTGCGACATAATTGCATATCGTCTCTCTGACTGTAGACAAAGTCGCTTTGTTCgaatcattttcattcgtTGATGCGTTATCAGGTGATATAGCTTTTCTAGAATTGGTTAGTGATTCAAATTCCCTGGTTTGAGCAACATCAAGTAGTTTAAGGACGATTTGCTTACGGAAAGCCGCATCTTTGACCAAAGATATACTACGTGTGTATCCATCTGTCATTATTAGTAttgatgagaaaaaaaaataaaatgcaGAAAAATCAAAGTTTTCAACCTCCACGTGTTCTTTAGTTTCCCTTTTCAATGGCAGCACGTTACTGAATTCAGAGAAGGACTCAATTATTGCGTTAAAAATTGCCTCATTTGAAAGTAGTTCTTCCGGAACAGTGTTCGCTGACATTATCGTACAAAGGTCTTTAAAGCAAATAATTGTCCTTCGATTTCGTATTGTTTCGGTGGGCAACTTAAAGCCATTGTATAAAGAGATGGGCAAATATGACATCAAGTCTTCTGGATTGAATGCCATGAGAGTAAAAGCAAATCTAATAGTTCGTTCAATGAATCCCGAGCTTATAGTCATATTTGCTATGCTGGGGTCTTGGAAAGTGTATTGCCCTAATATACTCATAAGAGTTACCTGACATTCTTTAGCATCTGATGCAACTGCATCATACAAGACCGATAGATAAACATCAATATATTGTGCGGCAAGAAACTTTCTGCTTTCATCCCTTAACGAGAATAATGACGCCATGATCTTTaacattttgaatttagatttttttgagaGGATATTAATAGAAttgatgataatatattggaATCTAGATCCATAGAAATTGTAGAAATGGCTTACTGTGTTCGGCGAATGGGCTCTGATCAACCTTTCATTGTAATTAGTGagtatttttgaaattctttcGTCTTCAATGTTCTCTAATGACCAAGGTTTAAACCATGATTCATCACTATCTTCGTTAGATATTAAGAATCCACCTAATAAGTTAATCTTAGAAAAGTCAGGATTGGTATTTGTGGGAGATACTCTCATTTTAGAAAAATGGGAATACCAAACATCTAGCATGGAAATTCTAAGAGcatatttattttgcaAAGACGTGGCCGCCTTAAAGCACAGAGAATATAACCAATCTGTTAAATCATCTGTTAACTTTCTCTTGAATATATCATCCGCTTTTCTTACATGAACTACtatgttttccttttgaaaCTCCTTGGCTATTTGATCTATTTCGAAAAAATTCTCACTTTGTAGCACAGTCACTACATCGTGTGAATCTTCTAAAGCCTTCGTTATTGAGATTGCATATTCAACCGGTGTATTCAAAATTCTTGTTATTGTAGATGCTAAATCCATGTAGTGTACGTTAcactcttcttcttcgatTTGAATAGCCCACTCCATATGTGCTTCTTTTCTCGTATTGGACCAATTgttatcaaagaaaacaaaattttcatcattgaCCAATGGTTCACATTCGTGTTTTTCCATTATATCATCAGTAATGCTGTTTTGATTAGGATGCATTAGGGAGGATGCTTTTCTCTCGCTTGAATGGGCTTCTGCCTCCTCTTTGTATGAAACAGTTACatcaattaaaaaatcCAGAACATAATTCAATAGGGAGATTACGTTTTCATCATCGGTTACGTTACTATTGTCGTTAGAAATAGGAATATTATTTAATTCGTTCTTGCACTTGAACGCGTCGCTTGGGTCATTAAAGGCAAAGGGGTCACCACAATGGCATATTCTGCCTTCTGGGCGCATTACCACTTTAGCAACATAAGAATGATTTacatgtttttctttatcgaAACAAAGCTCACATATTTCATACAATGGATTTGTGGAGCACGTAAAACAGTAATAAATTGTCTCAGAGGGGAAGCATAAACGCGTACACGCTGTTCCAATATGCATATTACCCACAGAGTGGTGGTCATTCTCGAACTCCAGGGTCCTCCACTTTCTTCCATTTAGTATGTCTCTGTACTTTTCGTTTTCCCAGGCTTCAGAATTGAGTATTGAAACGAGAGAGCGCCAGTTTATATCGTTATCACTATGCTTAAGGCGTAGATTTAAGGTTTTCCATAGTAAATAACTAGTGGTTTCGCTATATTCGCATTTCGCGAGTTTGGGGAGCTCGGTAAGAAAATCTCTTATATTGGTTATAGACAGGTCAGAATCTTCCATGCGTGCTTGTTAAGTAGCTATTAATTTAGTTAACGAATCTTACCTTTACTATCAGAGACGAGTAAATGATAataattagaaaaaaaagccggctcttttttttaaaaagcttgagcaactttttttttttatagagTTGTTAGTAATATGCCAAGCAATTGAAAGTATGAATGCGTTGATTATTGGGTTTCTCCCCACAGCTGTACATTGACGATGCTCTTTATTGATATCGCCTAAAAGTTCAACAAACGCCACTGGAAATTGCCGCCGTTGTCACCACAACGTGATAAGTGATGGTGTGCTTTTTGCACATCTAGTGAAGAAACGGGCAATTAGGATCTAGGACCAGTAACACTTGCCCCGCAAATATTATAACATGGGCCTTATGATTGCTCGGTTTGTTACATCTAACATCCTAAGAAGTGAGTGGCATGAATACGTAGCTATATGTAGATTGAAAATTGATGAGTCGAGTCATCACCTTCCTCTAAACGGGGGATAAATTTTGGCGGTATTTTCCCTAATTTTATTCTTCGTTATGTCAGCCATGTGAGACTAATTAATTCAAGTTTTGACTTACAATTGCGGCTTCGTCGGAAATCAGTATTACGTATAAACTGTGTACCATAAAATTGGCGTACTCGGTATTGTTTATACTAAGCCGGCCATTCTAGTGATTTCGCCTCTATAAATGGTTGTTATTCGAGTATAATATTTCAACCGcatcaaagaaagaggTAGATAGCTTGCGTTCAACACcgttcttttctttcccCCTTAATTTAGCGCTTGGCGGTTATGCTATGGTGACAGTTaacttttttaattatAGGATGACTTGTCATATTGTTATATGCCGCATACTTATGTAAAGTAGTTATTGAGGTGGGGGTGAGCAGAGTAACGACAACGATGGAGTTCCGTAACTAACCAATGCTTAATGTTGGTAAGTAATagcaaatatatatactacATAGCTTTTGTTATATGCATCATTTTATACGATTCATGTTCGACCCTTTTGATAAAAGATGGGATTTTTAAATAAGTCGGTGGGTGATTTCGAATCATGAATAGTTGGCAGAGCAGGGGAAGTACGAGCTTCTAAAGGGTAAGATATTGTATTTCGGACGGAAGCAGCAGAAACATAACAGTATTGATAAATAAGGCATGTGGTCATCACTTTTTGGTTGGACATCAAGTAATGCCAAGAATAAAGAGTCACCAACAAAGGCCATAGTGCGGTTGAGGGAGCATATCAACCTTCTATCCAAAAAGCAATCGCATTTACGTACTCAAATTACAAATCAAGAGAATGAAGCTAGAATCTTTTTGACGAAGGGCAATAAAGTAATGGCGAAGAATGCActtaaaaagaagaagacaatCGAACAACTTTTAAGTAAGGTAGAAGGCACAATGGAGTCTATGGAACAGCAGCTATTCTCTATAGAAAGTGCAAACTTAAATCTAGAGACAATGAGGGCTATGCAGGAAGGTGCTAAGGCAATGAAAACTATTCACAGTGGCCTTGACATAGATAAAGTGGATGAAACTATGGACGAGATAAGGGAGCAAGTCGAATTAGGAGATGAAATAAGCGACGCTATATCCAGGCCTTTAATTACTGGGGCAAACGAGgtggatgaagatgagcTGGACGAGGAATTGGACATGCTGGCTCAAGAAAATGCTAACCAAGAAACGTCCAAGATCgttaataataatgttaATGCGGCGCCTATCTCAGAGAACAAAGTCTCACTACCTAGTGTTCCAagtaataaaattaaacaaAGTGAGAACTCTGTGAAGGACGgggaagaggaagaggatgaagaagatgaagatgaaaaagcATTAAGAGAACTACAAGCAGAAATGGGGCTTTGAACGTGTTCTATGCGGTTTagatgaaagaaaaaaaaaaggtgtTCTTACTTTCCATGTTCTGTATACGCTCTTTTATATACATGAAGTTCATAATGCTAAGTCATAATTAatagtttttatttttttgttgtcttttttttttgcgtTCATAGGTATAGAAGGGAATGTGcattcattatttttatctgTTATTGCTATATTATTGTACAGAAAAGATgagagaaggaaaaaa
Above is a genomic segment from Saccharomyces cerevisiae S288C chromosome XII, complete sequence containing:
- the SNF7 gene encoding ESCRT-III subunit protein SNF7 (One of four core subunits of the ESCRT-III complex; involved in the sorting of transmembrane proteins into the multivesicular body (MVB) pathway; recruited from the cytoplasm to endosomal membranes; subunit of the endosomal sorting complex required for transport III (ESCRT-III) that forms flat spirals on lipid monolayers as part of the complexes role in driving membrane abscission), which codes for MWSSLFGWTSSNAKNKESPTKAIVRLREHINLLSKKQSHLRTQITNQENEARIFLTKGNKVMAKNALKKKKTIEQLLSKVEGTMESMEQQLFSIESANLNLETMRAMQEGAKAMKTIHSGLDIDKVDETMDEIREQVELGDEISDAISRPLITGANEVDEDELDEELDMLAQENANQETSKIVNNNVNAAPISENKVSLPSVPSNKIKQSENSVKDGEEEEDEEDEDEKALRELQAEMGL